GGTGAATAGCAGACTTTTATGGGGAAATTGCTGCTTGGTTTATCTTGACTGTGAGGTTGCCAGTGTTGGGTTAATATGAGGATTTATACAGATAAGAGTACTATATGGAAGGCTTCAAAGGCGTTATCCTTTGGTTTTGAGGAAATTTCGGGTTTGCCTAAGAATTggtcagtggatgggcaaagctaatttcatccttggttatatgaagatgagaggtcatgactgaggggttgtgctaagtatttgtggcagaaggatgctcgGAAATGGTACTCAGACCGAGatgttggcatgatgggttgggaagaactcagagggtgatttgataaaagaggttataaagacgtaGTCTGAACTGCGGAGACTAATAAGTTTATAAGCTTGGTTTGGAATGGTAAGGTCACAAAAATGTGtgtcaatgagttttgtgagttggataattcattttgAAAGTTGGTAGAGGTGGATGTAGCCGGAAATGATGACCTAtctaaggattaaactctgggatggTCCAGAGAATCAGGGCTACTCCAGTGTATGAGATCTTCATCTGTATTTAGGTAGCAGGGAGGGccatgttggattagcttatacaagatctttatttattttcatgtatatctaatattaaacaaattaatacgagatagcctaaaacatgtttctaaaattgaattcaaagagaaacaaagaatagaatacttatagtatatgCAACAGAATTAAATAgtcatttcttcagtttctctaactcttgtatcttctctgtcgcagagtattatcaagaaactaaatcgattttctattttcttcacaatcttccaatgtatccttagaaccacctagactagtgtgggcaattctcaacacatgagatagatatagagaaaagaagataaaataacaaagaggcttagaaaaggacttgtgtttagagagaatctaaaactatcaaaaaatctgacttgtgacttatcaaacttatgttttgacttctctctaagcactccttttatcgactcaattaggtcatttaatttaattaaaaaaccaataaaacaatagccattttaaagccctaggtcgaaattatcatgggctataggcccgtgaaatttcccatttgattataagtccattggacttaaaatcaaggcctgtattattttctattgatttaattatttaaatcatttatcaaattaattatttataatttgaaccttgatttaaatttatttattaatttagatatcaatttatcttaattaataaatctgttataatttctcttttcttctcaaaattacacaactctatgaaactatccaaaattaacctggtcaactttgataattctaattgatgattaagtcaattaattgagactatctagatgattttatccaaggtacaatggggaccatgggcctatgaaatcaagctccaataagttatcataaatctaacaaataaatttactaacttattaattcctcgtgactccactatagactcggaattgcactcttgaattcatagaacgctctgtaacaaatatagatacgctattaattatccattgttacaaccataattgtcactcaatcctctatagacagtctacaatgagataggactaaaatactgttttacccctcattgtattttatccttaaaacacttagttccttgtaaatgatatttcaataaactaatttaattactgaaataagatctctatcatttaacaccttgaaccaaactaaaaggaaaccatcgtttcacttcttcatcagaagctatagatgttcatatctatgattaacactcccactcaattatactaccgagttcccaagatgtaagtatgggctaatccgcagggtaagctagtaatgaacaagtcaaagaactcaaataatacaatcagttagaatactaaccactcagaattgagattgaattgacctatggtcaactatatgatatgactagaatagataataacggtatatttacttatcttatcaactgtcaatatcgatcatgtccgatgtaacaaatacatccgatcttatctactttgctaatgttctggaaagaacataacactataatgtgtaagtagatcatatcatagattggcaagtcagtgtaaatccggtgcactgactaatcttaggactaacttattttgaacatataatcatatttatattccactgtgattacgtcactataaataagattagctatatgctcgggatttaatagaagtttatattaaacaaataatcatgaaaataaaacatgtgagcaaagtgattgaccaagtcaaaaaaagatTTCTATTCTTtgattgataataaaatgagattacaaagaatcatggttttaattagggcataaaaccccaacaggccATGTTACTTGAGATATATGGAATGAGGTGTGGAGCGTGAATTtcgtagggcaagagatgcaaatgACAGTATTTCATTGGTGGAATTTAGTAAGGACATATTCTCGTAAATCGGAACAGAGGAACCCATGATtgttcttgtaacgacccaaatttactaataaggcttaagggccttgattagtgtgtcgagagggcaccattgaattatatgtgatttaatgatttaagagcatgttatatgattatttgaatatctttgatgcatgactatgtgtattagtatgcatgtagaccctgactaggttagaatggcataatcgttattttggcccgttgagggcataactgtatacatgtgtgataaattgatgagaccacattattatgtggatatatttgtaatcggTGACTCgaaacgatcctagtgagcgatttagcgaaaaagtcacggcgatgatttatacccggctcgggtcgagcctgggggtattactgggaatttagagaatatattggagtctattttgatattggggaatataattagtgattggttaggtgtcgggaagtaagcggtaaatattagagacactcgaggaattagcgggaattaggtgtaatgaccaaaatgccctaggttgatttaaaggcttagggataatgggagggtattatggccatttggcttataaaggataggagtcgagcttgtctttagtggcgagtgtacatgtccagtcaatcaatcttcaggaacccttaaacctagacggctATAATACCATTTCAATGGTACTATTTTTTAACGGGGCCCCGAGGATAGTCGATCACACTATAGGTCAGGTATCACAATTAGTGTTATTTCTCAAAGAGGAGGTACTACTAGCGGCCGACTCCAATCTCGCAACGAGATCTTTAATGGAGCCTACGTCACCCACTTAGGGGGTATTTTGGACAGTTAGAACTGTTAGATTTATAACGGGATCTCTAAGGATAGCCGATCACACTATAGGTCAAGTATCAAAATTAGTGTTATTTATCAAAAGTAGAGGTACTACTAGCGACTCACTCTAATCTCGCAACGAGATCCTTAATCAAGCCTACCTCACAAACTTAGGGGGTATTTCCTACCGTTGTAACACTCCAATTTTGTAACGGGGTCTCTGAGGATAACACATCACACTATAGGTCAGGTATCACGATTAGTGTTATTTCTCAAAGTGAATGTACTACTAGGGACCGAGTTCGATATTGCAACGAGATCCTACATCGAGCCTACCTCACCCACTTAAGAAGTATTTTGGACTGTTGCAATGGTACGATTTTTTAACGGGGTCTCGAGGATAGCTAATCACACTATAGGTCAGGTATCGCAGTTAGTGTTATTTCTAAAAGAGGAGGTACTACAAGCGGCCAACTCCGATCTTGCAACAAGATCTTTAATGGAGCATACCTCACCCACTTAGGGGGTATTTTGGACCGCTGGAACTCTTagattttgtaacgccctggataaccaagaccattacactgttataacgccctggataacaaaGTCTGTtacattcactactacaaaaatgagaTTCTCGACAGATTTTAATTAtcgctattgagcaacgacgacagttgactaactgtcgtatttgcctatgccggcgtAGGGGTAGTTATGCTGACAATTATTAGGTGTCGatgttgctggctacgccgataATTATTAGGTGTCGATGTTGCTGGCTACACCGACAGTTATTAAGTGTCGTCGTTACTGGCTACGCCGACAATTATTAAGTGTTGCCGTTGCTGACAATACCGACAGTTATTAAGTGCcgtcgttgctggctacgccgactaTTATTAAGTGTCGCCGTTGCTgacaacgccgacagttattaagtgctgtcgttgctggctacgccgactaTTATtaagtgtcgccgttgctggcaataCCAACGAATTTTTTTTAGGATGCGCAATGCGTACCCTTAAAAGttatacttttaatttttaaaaaattaatttatatttattttaaattaaaaattatgatttaaataacacatttgtatacaaatctaaaaacttatagattataataacaaATTTTTTACAATgagttaattatattaataatttaattgtcttcttttttaaaaaaaagaacttttacaattgaaattaatctatctattacatACAATGTTAGAACACAACATAactatatacataaataaaaaccTCACGGTACATAATTCTTACaagcaagaaagaaaataatagcCAACAACTTGAAcaagaatttcttgttgccttagTTCTCTCATATAATTGTCTTGGTTCTCTTAAATATCCAAGTAGAGTTTTAGCCTACAATACAAAATAAACACCATTAAAGTcaaactaaaactaaaataaatagagaacttgaggttgcagaaaaaataaaaaagatgatTGTGGTTTTCAACCacaaaaatgatttatataaaagttgtatttttcttaTCAAACTGAATAGCCTCAAACATAAAAGACCAAAATTTCTACATttctattgaaaaaaaaatagcaacactaaacaaaaacaaaaaccatCGGATAGAGTTAAGCTATTCAAAATTGAGTTTTAAATTCTAAGCATTTAGTGCTAAGAATATCAACACTTTCTCATGGCTTAAGTAGTTAGTCTTAGCTAGTTAGTTTATCAAATCACATAGACATTAATAAACGAAATTACTAATCATTCATAGCACATTAGCAAATATACAATAAACTACGagaaattaatatacatatatacacacatataaagACATGCACTGAGTAGGTAATATGCATCAGATTCTAAGTCCATAGTACttagcaagaaaagaaaagataataTAGTTATAAATAAGAGCACCGAGAACATAATAAGGAGTTCTTAGTTTCATAATACTTTGGGCATGAAGGAATGTACACCGAGAGCATGTAAAATAAAAATGCAGACACTATATATTAATACTAATTTTATCTATCTAATACTTTATATCAAAACAAaatcaataaattaaaatttttagaCTAGAACAAGACAAAGAAAATACAAAGTATCAAGCAAATACACTAAAtgcattttatcaaacactttgtgtgcaatttaaaattcaaattgaaACACATAGTTATTtacaaaatacattcataaaTGAATGATATatagataattaaaaaaataaacaaaattagttCATCTAATACCTaatataaaataagattattatttcTATAGGAAGAATCTTTAAGATCTTTGAACAAAACATTCATGAAGATTTTAcaacttttaaagaaaaaataaagtaCTTTGGGAATGAAGGAATGTGAACAAATTCAGTAAAAGTTTTATTTCAAAAGAAATGATAAAACAAGAGTAACCATTTTCCTATTGACTCCAAACTCCAATTGCAAGTAGACTTTCCCACCCTTGTGAGAGGTTGCCAAAAGAAACAGAACACCTGGAAAAAAAAAAGCCAGCAATTGAATGACAAACTAATCATAATTCATAAGGAACTAAAAATAGAGCTCCCACCAAGACTATTTAACTTATAATTATGCTGGAACGAGAGGTTATGAAACCTGGCCCAATTTATTTATCATGAGATAGTTGGCATTAAAGTTACAAGAACTAGGCAGATCATAGAAAATTTGACTGTAAGACTATGCTGGCATCATAGAAACTCAGTAACAAGACCAATTCAACATTTGGTTGATTGATCATAAAAAGTTTATATCCCCGATAGGCTGATATTTTAAAGTTCGACCCAGTCACAAATTCAGTACAGCATGGGTTCAAGAAAACAGAGATACAAATATTGATAAAATAAAACTACTGATTTCTCATATATAAATACATAAGCTCACTTGTCTGAACTAAAGAGCTTCCAAAAATCAAAACTACAGAGACTTTAAGGTACTTAATTGCGTCATTCAAAACTAGCTCAAGGTGGTTGGGTGTGTGAGTGTGTGGGAAAGGGGAAGATGTTCTAATCCCATTGTCATTTTATAGATAAGATACTAAATTGCAGCGTAAAcaataacacatatatatatatatatgtggaccAGGATTGAATGGCACATAGTGTTACACCGTGATAAACAATGGGAGACCAAACTGATCTAACATGTTTATACATGTGTTTCCATCAAACcatccctatatatatatacatgtcaaGTAGTAAAGACTGATCTTATCGCTATCAATTTATTTATCATTAATTGCAAATGAAGCAAGCATAAAATTCCATTACTTGAAAGGAGAGACATAGGAATTACCTTCTGAATGAGATGAGCTGTGCCCTTGCCTACAGTGAGAGGAACAGTCTCATTCAATGTCAAAGAAGTTTCTTTCTGGGTCTCTTCTCTACATCTTCCATATTTCAGCTACAACAATGCAAAAACAATACTACCCAGATCAAAATGAAGGTGAGGATCAAACCCCAGTAGCTAAGCCAGCAACATAAACCATAAATTAATATCACAAAAATAGTTAAGATGATATAGATTATGTCAAAGGGTAAATCAAGATAATGGATGAAGCTAAACTTGATGGGGTTGCGGACAACGAAGTCGATCTAAAACCACCAACTGATGCCGAAGATGGCCCCAGATACACATGACTGAAATTTTCCCAGAGCTCCACCAAATCCATCTACGGCCATCACCTAAGGAATATAGAGAGAGATGAAGATGAAAGGGTGAGCGAGAGAGAGACGAGAGAAAAGAGGGTACCGAGATACCTCTGCCCCTGCACGATATATCCACCACACGCTATAGTCCCCCAAGCCCCGACGCCATTGATAGCTAGCAACCCATCTCATCAGAGAGACATGCGATGATACCATGAGAAATGGGTGTGCGGCTGATTAGgttgacaaaaagaaaatgagtaGGGATTAGAGGGGAAAGTGAAAACGTGGGCTTTGGgcctttttaattttataatagtgaaaattacattttatatggttTTTCAATAAAATTGTTAAAAATATGGTTCTTTTTACCGGTATTATTTATAGCTTTTTAAAACTTGTATTCctttttatgtgatttttttctcatatttttgtaaaaaagtcattattatgccatatttttgtaaaaaaaatcattattatgctattttttttcccataatctgatttttttaattaaatttatccATACAAACTAAAAAAagtttaattaccatatttttgcatattaatagctaaaaaatcatatttatgaaaaaattcatttataatattatgtaataagTATATAATTTATGTAAGGGtaatgttataatatatatttcttatgtaaattagttttagtttttaaaaaataaaaccacttattattattatcatattttaatatttattagaattataatttttatttaaattaaaatcttaccgcaataagtattattaatataatatatatataattaattttaaagtaccatattattaaaataattaattaataatcaaaaaattaattatttattttcaactAACACCTATATTTAATGttacaaattattaattaatatttattaaattataactgggtatttttaattaaaaattttatctTACCCTCACAAATATATTATGGGTGAGGATAAATGAGATTGGAATaatctttgtatttttttataatatattattaaattgGTGGATCACAATTTAATAATCCCctgttatataaaaaataattttaattacttttacaagaaaaaaattatactagaacaccataataagtattattaataaaattttatttaaaaaacttcttttattaaatatataataattattattaatataataaaaaaatagacaattaatgaaaacttattttttaacTAATAACTACTCTATGTtgcaaattaataattaatatttttttatgaatatatttgtataatataaaattttaaaattattttcaatatttatgaataatattgtgtgt
The genomic region above belongs to Humulus lupulus chromosome 1, drHumLupu1.1, whole genome shotgun sequence and contains:
- the LOC133800261 gene encoding uncharacterized protein LOC133800261 isoform X2, with the translated sequence MCIWGHLRHQLVVLDRLRCPQPHQLKYGRCREETQKETSLTLNETVPLTVGKGTAHLIQKAKTLLGYLREPRQLYERTKATRNSCSSCWLLFSFLLVRIMYREVFIYVYSYVVF
- the LOC133800261 gene encoding uncharacterized protein LOC133800261 isoform X1; this translates as MVSSHVSLMRWVASYQWRRGLGDYSVWWIYRAGAELKYGRCREETQKETSLTLNETVPLTVGKGTAHLIQKAKTLLGYLREPRQLYERTKATRNSCSSCWLLFSFLLVRIMYREVFIYVYSYVVF
- the LOC133800261 gene encoding uncharacterized protein LOC133800261 isoform X4, which encodes MVSSHVSLMRWVASYQWRRGLGDYSVWWIYRAGAELKYGRCREETQKETSLTLNETVPLTVGKGTAHLIQKVFCFFWQPLTRVGKSTCNWSLESIGKWLKLYLDI
- the LOC133800261 gene encoding uncharacterized protein LOC133800261 isoform X6 — translated: MCIWGHLRHQLVVLDRLRCPQPHQLKYGRCREETQKETSLTLNETVPLTVGKGTAHLIQKVFCFFWQPLTRVGKSTCNWSLESIGKWLKLYLDI
- the LOC133800261 gene encoding uncharacterized protein LOC133800261 isoform X3, which translates into the protein MVSSHVSLMRWVASYQWRRGLGDYSVWWIYRAGAELKYGRCREETQKETSLTLNETVPLTVGKGTAHLIQKVFCFFWQPLTRVGKSTCNWSLESIGKWLLLFYHFF
- the LOC133800261 gene encoding uncharacterized protein LOC133800261 isoform X5, with the protein product MCIWGHLRHQLVVLDRLRCPQPHQLKYGRCREETQKETSLTLNETVPLTVGKGTAHLIQKVFCFFWQPLTRVGKSTCNWSLESIGKWLLLFYHFF